DNA from Halobaculum sp. XH14:
CGACGCCGGCCGACTCGCTGGACGACGTGGTCTCGACGGTACTCGAGGGCGAGACGGACCTCGCGGTCGGCTCGCGTCGCCACCCGAACGCCGACGTACGCTCCCACCAGACGTTCGCGCGGCGCTTCCTCGGCGACGGCTACGCCTGGGTCGCGCGCCGCCTGCTCGAGGCCGACCTGTACGACTACCAGTGTGGCGCGAAGGCGACGACGGCCGACGCCTGGGACGCCGTCCGGGGCCACCTGTACGAGCCGGGGTTCGCCTGGGACATCGAACTCGTCGCGGTCGCGGCGGCCCTGGAGTTCGGCATCACCGAGGTGCCGGTCACGTGGGAGGATCAGCCGGGCTCGACCGTCTCGCCCGTCAGGGACACCCTCGACATGGGTCGGGGGCTGCTCGTGGCCCGCCACCGCGCGCGGCTGATCCGGA
Protein-coding regions in this window:
- a CDS encoding glycosyltransferase codes for the protein MPTVGVVVPAYDPEPERLRGYLRDLRAVLDPAELRVELDAPAPGQPASLDLPDGVECAVSSRRRGKGAAVTAGFEALSTDVLAFADADGATPADSLDDVVSTVLEGETDLAVGSRRHPNADVRSHQTFARRFLGDGYAWVARRLLEADLYDYQCGAKATTADAWDAVRGHLYEPGFAWDIELVAVAAALEFGITEVPVTWEDQPGSTVSPVRDTLDMGRGLLVARHRARLIRNDRLHRLFDREDATALVEGPDEDPEPGSDPR